One genomic region from Phragmites australis chromosome 1, lpPhrAust1.1, whole genome shotgun sequence encodes:
- the LOC133919280 gene encoding uncharacterized protein LOC133919280 isoform X2, with amino-acid sequence MKRRESRGHGFFLQPCRMPSASTLNEFVVQCTKCRSLLFLTYQPACKVLGRMPRRTGCKAGGRSGSRAGAPSARQNAWEEQGTPGLMSFSQEKKNCSGSCNAPSLQSR; translated from the exons ATGAAAAGAAGAGAGTCAAGAGGCCATGGATTTTTCCTCCAACCTTGCCGAATGCCGAGTGCTTCAACTCTGAACGAATTCGTCGTTCAGTGTACAAAGTGCAG GTCTCTGCTCTTCCTCACATATCAGCCGGCCTGCAAGGTGCTCGGCAGAATGCCGCGCAGGACTGGGTGCAAGGCTGGAGGCAGAAGTGGTTCAAGAGCAGGCGCACCATCTGCTCGACAGAATGCGTGGGAGGAACAAGGCACGCCAG GTTTGATGTCATTTTctcaggaaaagaaaaattgctCAGGTTCCTGCAATGCACCATCCTTACAAAGCAGATGA
- the LOC133919280 gene encoding uncharacterized protein LOC133919280 isoform X1, with amino-acid sequence MKRRESRGHGFFLQPCRMPSASTLNEFVVQCTKCRSLLFLTYQPACKVLGRMPRRTGCKAGGRSGSRAGAPSARQNAWEEQGTPGTERTDATRTVFHLTGLMSFSQEKKNCSGSCNAPSLQSR; translated from the exons ATGAAAAGAAGAGAGTCAAGAGGCCATGGATTTTTCCTCCAACCTTGCCGAATGCCGAGTGCTTCAACTCTGAACGAATTCGTCGTTCAGTGTACAAAGTGCAG GTCTCTGCTCTTCCTCACATATCAGCCGGCCTGCAAGGTGCTCGGCAGAATGCCGCGCAGGACTGGGTGCAAGGCTGGAGGCAGAAGTGGTTCAAGAGCAGGCGCACCATCTGCTCGACAGAATGCGTGGGAGGAACAAGGCACGCCAG GTACAGAGAGGACCGATGCAACTAGAACAGTATTTCACTTAACTG GTTTGATGTCATTTTctcaggaaaagaaaaattgctCAGGTTCCTGCAATGCACCATCCTTACAAAGCAGATGA
- the LOC133919265 gene encoding mitochondrial outer membrane protein porin 4-like, producing the protein MGPGLYSDIGKKARDLLYRDFQTDQKFTLTTYAANGAAITAASTKKNEAIFSEIQTQLKQKNVTVDVKATSDSLLLTTITTEDLGAPGLKKIVTIPFPYQTAGKAEVQYLHDYAGIGASVGLNSKPLVNLSGVFGNKAIAVGADVAYDTATGNFTKYNAGVSLTNADLIAAVILNNKGDSLTASYYHLVNTENNTAVGAELIHSFSSNENTVTFGTQHALDHLTTVKARYNNHGVASALIQHEWRPKSLFTLSTEVDTKAIEKSSKVGLSLVLKP; encoded by the exons ATGGGTCCGGGACTCTACTCCGACATCGGCAAGAAGGCCAGGG ATCTCCTGTACAGGGACTTCCAGACGGACCAGAAGTTTACCCTGACCACCTACGCCGCGAATGGAGCC GCGATAACAGCTGCGAGCACAAAGAAAAATGAGGCTATCTTTAGTGAGATCCAGACCCAGCTGAAGCAGAAGAATGTCACAGTGGATGTGAAAGCAACTTCAGACTCTCTG CTCTTAACTACCATCACAACTGAGGATCTTGGTGCACCAGGCTTGAAAAAGATTGTAACCATTCCTTTTCCATATCAAACAGCTGGAAAG GCTGAAGTCCAGTACTTGCATGATTATGCTGGTATTGGTGCCAGTGTTGGCTTGAACTCAAAGCCTTTGGTTAACCTTTCTGGTGTGTTTGGCAACAAAGCTATTGCTGTTGGTGCTGATGTTGCATATGATACTGCTACTGGGAATTTCACCAAGTACAATGCTGGAGTGAGTCTCACCAATGCAGATCTCATTGCTGCTGTGATCTT GAACAACAAAGGTGACAGTCTCACTGCATCCTACTACCACTTGGTGAACACGGAGAACAACACAGCTGTTGGAGCGGAACTGATCCACAGCTTCTCAAGCAATGAGAACACCGTCACCTTCGGGACACAGCATGCCCTGGACCATCTCACCACTGTAAAGGCACGCTACAACAACCATGGTGTGGCCAGTGCCCTCATCCAGCATGAGTGGAGGCCCAAGTCACTCTTCACCCTCTCGACTGAGGTCGACACCAAGGCAATCGAGAAGAGCTCCAAGGTCGGGCTGTCGCTGGTCCTTAAGccctga
- the LOC133919294 gene encoding probable auxin efflux carrier component 8: MISSITIYHVLEETVPLYVAMIVAYLSIQWWKLFTPEQCSGINKFVAKFSIPLLSFQVLSTNNPYDMNLKLIFSDILQKSLALLGFAAISKACCVEKFDWLITGFSLSTLPNTLIVGIPLLKGMYGDEAVKLLSQIVALQSLIWYTLLLFLFEFRAARGMATTTLSETTGEAESGTPGPTQQRYEQGQAKRVSVRCYSAFRFLLVVGRKLVMNPNMYASLIGLIWALISFRWRIQLPLIVSNSIRILSDGGLGMAMFSLGLFTALQTKIIACGAKKMLLSLGIRFFLGPVLMVISSYAIGMRGTLLKVAIIQAALPQGIVPFVFAKEYNVHAEILSTAIIVGMMVAVPVALGYYFVIDHPRL, from the exons ATGATCTCTTCGATAACCATCTACCATGTTCTTGAAGAAACAGTGCCCTTGTATGTAGCTATGATAGTGGCCTACCTATCCATACAATGGTGGAAGTTATTCACCCCAGAGCAGTGCTCTGGGATCAACAAGTTTGTGGCAAAGTTTTCCATCCCTTTGCTCTCTTTCCAGGTCCTCTCTACAAACAACCCTTACGACATGAACCTCAAGCTCATATTCTCAGATATCCTACAGAAGTCTCTTGCCTTGCTGGGGTTTGCAGCCATCTCTAAAGCATGTTGCGTGGAGAAGTTTGATTGGCTGATTACAGGTTTTTCTTTATCAACACTGCCCAATACACTGATTGTCGGTATACCATTGCTGAAAGGAATGTATGGAGATGAAGCTGTGAAGCTGCTAAGCCAGATAGTTGCCCTACAGAGCCTAATTTGGTACACACTTCTGTTGTTTCTGTTTGAGTTTCGGGCTGCCAGAGGAATGGCTACCACAACATTATCTGAAACTACTG GTGAAGCAGAATCAGGTACTCCAGGACCCACGCAGCAAAGATATGAACAGGGCCAAGCAAAAAGAGTATCCGTAAGATGTTATAGTGCTTTTCGATTTCTGTTGGTGGTCGGTAGGAAGCTAGTGATGAATCCCAACATGTATGCAAGCCTAATCGGCCTAATCTGGGCACTGATCAGCTTCAG GTGGCGAATACAGTTACCATTGATTGTCAGCAATTCCATAAGAATACTTTCAGATGGAGGGCTAGGAATGGCAATGTTCAGCCTAG GACTTTTCACTGCTCTACAAACTAAAATAATAGCCTGTGGAGCCAAAAAGATGCTACTATCACTAGGCATCAGGTTCTTCCTAGGACCAGTCCTGATGGTGATCTCTTCCTATGCTATTGGAATGCGTGGAACTTTGCTGAAGGTGGCCATCATACAG GCAGCTCTACCACAAGGAATAGTGCCATTTGTGTTTGCGAAGGAGTATAATGTGCATGCAGAGATTCTGAGCACTGC GATAATTGTCGGCATGATGGTCGCGGTTCCTGTGGCGTTGGGTTACTACTTCGTCATTGATCATCCCAGACTCTAG